In the genome of Massilibacillus massiliensis, one region contains:
- a CDS encoding bile acid:sodium symporter family protein, with amino-acid sequence MNFLEKTAQFICKYMTLWVVVISGIAFFNPAPFKPIGPYISYMLGVIMLGMGLTMSVRDFQLILTQPKDVFYGVFFRYLIMPLVGYGVAKVLGLSPALAAGMVLLGACPSGTGSNVMTYIAKGDTALSVTISSVNTILAPVLTTYIFSWLAGSMIPIDVGALLLDIIKIVLVPVGLGVALHTAAPKLIEKITKVVPAVSVIFIIAIMASVVALNAEKMATMALILCLAVAVHNIVGLVLGYYAGKTVGMSERKSRAVTFEIGMENSGLAVALALAHLDPIAALPAAVMSVWEYVTGSLLASYWGNRQTEESSEAEESQILV; translated from the coding sequence ATTTGTAAGTACATGACATTGTGGGTGGTTGTAATTTCAGGAATTGCGTTTTTCAATCCAGCACCCTTTAAACCTATAGGGCCGTATATTTCTTATATGCTGGGCGTCATCATGCTGGGCATGGGGCTGACCATGTCGGTGCGGGATTTTCAATTGATTTTAACGCAACCTAAAGATGTATTTTATGGCGTGTTTTTTCGGTATTTGATCATGCCGTTGGTTGGGTATGGTGTTGCGAAAGTATTGGGATTATCGCCGGCGTTGGCTGCCGGTATGGTTCTCTTGGGCGCGTGTCCAAGTGGAACAGGGTCGAATGTGATGACCTATATTGCAAAAGGTGATACAGCCTTGTCAGTTACGATATCGAGTGTCAATACGATATTGGCGCCTGTGCTTACCACCTATATTTTTTCCTGGCTTGCCGGTTCTATGATTCCGATCGATGTTGGTGCCTTGCTGCTCGATATTATTAAAATTGTTTTAGTCCCAGTTGGCTTAGGGGTTGCTCTTCATACAGCTGCACCTAAATTAATTGAGAAAATTACCAAAGTTGTACCGGCTGTTTCGGTGATTTTTATCATTGCAATCATGGCATCCGTGGTAGCATTAAATGCGGAAAAGATGGCAACAATGGCACTCATTTTATGTTTGGCAGTGGCAGTTCATAATATTGTTGGGCTAGTGCTTGGTTATTACGCCGGAAAAACGGTTGGAATGTCAGAGCGAAAATCCAGAGCTGTTACATTTGAAATTGGTATGGAGAATTCGGGCCTTGCTGTGGCCTTGGCTTTGGCGCATTTAGATCCGATAGCGGCACTACCGGCTGCGGTTATGTCAGTATGGGAATATGTTACAGGCAGCCTTCTTGCCAGCTACTGGGGCAATCGTCAAACAGAAGAAAGCAGTGAAGCAGAAGAAAGTCAAATATTAGTATAA